In the Aridibaculum aurantiacum genome, TGCCAATGATAAAGTGGTTGACACCTTTGTTAGCAGGACAATGACTCAACTGGTAGTAAAGGTGCCTGAAGATGCACAAACAGGTCCGCTAACACTGTTTTATTCTGGTACCGAACCAAAGCAATTCATAACTGCGGATACATTGCGTGTAACTCTTCCAGCTTTTACAACTCTGACTCCAAACCCGGTAAAGCACCAAACTACACTTACTATCAACGGTACTAATCTTGACCTTGTAAGAAGGATCATATTCCCTGGTGTAAGTGCGCATGTTACCACTTTCCTCAGCCAGTCTGCTACACAAATTCAAGTGCGTGTGCCTGCTGCTACAGTAAAAGGAAAACTGCAGTTGGTAGCGGCTTCTGGTGTTGCTGTTCAGTCACCTGTTGACCTGGATGTGATGCTGCCTGCGGTTACTTCCCTTGCACCTAATCCAATCGATCCGGGTGCAAACCTTACCATCACTGGTACCAACCTTGATCTTGTTACTTCTGTATCATTTACCGGTGCACCAGCTGCTGTAACAAATTTTGTTAGCCAGTCAGCTACTCAATTGGTGGTTACTGTTCCTGTTGGTACACTAAAAGGCAAATTGGTATTGGGTGTTTTTAATTCTACACTCACTGTAGAAACACCACAAACACTTGACCTGAATGGTGGTCTGCCTCCTTTAGCAAATTTCAATTTCCCTATTTATACAGATCAGCTACACAATACCTTCCAGAACTGGTCGTATACCGAGGTAGCTGATTTTAGCAGTACATCAGTAGTGCGCCAGGGTACACATTCTATCCGCGCTGTGTATGGTGGAAATACTTACCAGGGTATCACTTTCCATGCAACAACTTCACAGTCTACTGCCGGCTATACTCGCCTTGAGTTCTCTGTGTTTGGCGATGCAAGTATGAATGGAAAGAAACTACAGGTGATCACCAATGGAAACTATGGAGGTCCTGCTCCACAGGTTACCATTGTTGGTGGCGAATGGACAACTTTCAGCGTAACGTTGGCAAGTATGGGTAATCCAACCAGCCTGGATGAGATAGTACTGCAGGCTGCTGGTTTTGCAGGTACTATTCATATTGACCATGTGGGATTACGCTAGTAGATAGGTCACTACTGTATTACAAAATATAAAATCAAAAGCCGGTTCATACAACCTCGGTTACCTGAGCCGGCTTTTGTCTAAACCGAATATTCAATTATCGTTCATCTGTGATCATAATGCGACCCCCATTTATTCTCCTTTTTCTCTGTATGCTTTTCATAACTGCAAGTGGCGTTGCTCAACAATTTGTGCGGGTACAAAATCACCAGTTCATGCTGGATGGAAAACCGTATTACTATGTTGGCACCAACTACTGGTATGGCAGCTACCTGGGTTTGCAGAAAGACAAGAAACGCGGAGTAGAAAGGTTGCAGAAGGAACTTGACTTTCTAAAAACAAATGGCGTTGTAAATCTTAGAGTGCTGGTAGGGGTAGAAGGTACTGGTCAGATAAACGGTGTGCAAAGAGTAAAGCCTGCACTGCAACCGAAGAAGGGTGTTTTTGATGAGACCAAATTGCAAGGCCTCGACCTGTTGCTGCAAGAACTGAACAAGCGAAACATGAAGGCGGTACTTTTTCTCAGCAACAACTGGGAGTGGAGTGGCGGCTTTCTTCAATACCTGAATTGGAATGGACAGATAGCAGATTCTGTTATGCAGCGGAAGTTGAACTGGGATGAACTAAGAGATTATACAAGTAAGTTTTATAGCTGTAGGCCATGTAAAGAGTCTTACCTGGAACAGGTAAGACTGGTGGTAAACAGAACCAACAAATTAACCAACAGGAAGTACATCAACGATCCGGCTATTATGGCGTGGGAACTGGGTAATGAACCACGACCAATGCGTCCTTCAGCTAACGAAGATTATAAGAATTGGATAGCCAATGTAGCAGCATATATCAAATCAGTTGATCGCAATCATCTTGTTACCATTGGTCACGAAGGGAGCATGGCTACCGATGGTGATATGGATTTGTACAGAACGATCCACGCGAATAAAAATATTGACTACGCCACCATTCACATCTGGCCAAAGAACTGGGGATGGTTTAAAGAAGAAACATTAGAAAAAGATTACCCTACGGTAAGGAAGAACACACTTGATTATTTACATAAACACATTGTGGTTGCTACCGAACTGCAGAAGCCACTGGTGTTAGAAGAATTTGGGCTTCCACGCGATCATCATTCTTTTGATCCAACTGCATCTACTAAAGTTCGCGACAACTTATACAGGACCGTACTGAACGAGTGGCAGCGGAATAAAGAGAATAATGATGTGTTGGCTGGCCTCAACTTCTGGGCTTTTGGCGGCACTGCACGACCAATAGCCGGGCAAACATTCTGGAAAGATGGAGATGATTATATGGGCGATCCGCCGATGGAAGAGCAAGGATTGAATACGGTTTTCGACAGCGATTCATCTACATGGAAACTCATTAGTTCTTTTACCAACAGAACCTCCCAGGCAAGTACTACTAAACTTCCATCCGATAAAAAGGCTACAAAGGAAACAGTGAACTTGTACAACAACCTGTTTCGGTTGCTTGACAAAGGCATCATGTTTGGCCACCAGGATGACCTGGCTTATGGTGTAGACTGGAAGTATGTTCCAGGTAAGAGTGATGTAAAAGAGGTAACGGGTGATTATCCTGCAGTATATGGTTGGGAACTTGGCGACCTGGAACTGGGACGGAAGCATAACCTGGATAGTGTTCCATTTGATGCAATGAAAAGGTTCATCAAAGAAGGTTATGCACGAGGTGGTGTAAATACCATCAGTTGGCACAATGCGCATCCGGTAACGGGTAAGAACTCGTGGGATACTACGCACGGTGGTGTAGCAGCAGTATTACCAGGTGGAAGCAAGCATGAGTTATACAAGCAGTGGCTTGATAAACTTGCAGCATTTATGTTATCGCTGAAAGGTGACAAGGGTGAATATATCCCTGTACTGTTTCGTCCTTACCACGAGCTAACCGGCAACTGGTTTTGGTGGACAAAAAACACCTGCACCCCGGATGAATTCAAGCGCTTGTGGATCTTTACTTATGAGTACCTGCAAAAGAATAAAGGCGTTCACAACCTTTTGTACTTATACAACACTGCCGATTTTAAAGACAAAGAAGATTTTCTTGAGCGGTATCCTGGTGATGAGTATGTAGACATGGTAAGCTTCGACACCTACCAGTTTGGTGATCCAATAAAAGATACACGCTTTGCAAAAAGCCTTGATCAACGTTTAGGCATACTAACTGAGATAGCAAGCGAGAAAGATAAATTACCTGCATTGGCAGAAACTGGTTTTGAAGCTACTCCTTATGCTCAATGGTGGACAAAAACATTATGGCCAGCCGTTGCTAACCACAAAATTTCTTATATCCTTCTTTGGAGAAATGCTGGCCTTCACAACGGTAAGTGGCACTACTATACACCTAAGAGAGGTGATGTATCAGAGGAAGATTTCAAGCGGTTTTACAACAACCCGAAGACATTGTTTCAAAAGGAAGTAAGTAAAGAAAAGCTGTATAGTAAGAACGGTAATCAATAACAATGAAAATGATTAACAACTATAAGGTTGCTCATAAGGTGCTAGTAGTAATGTGTGCAGCAGCATGTATAGCTTGTAATAAAAAAGATGATTGGACTGTAGGTACTACCGGTCTTGGTACACAGCCAGAACCTATACCAACATTGGCTACGGTAAAATCGTGGCTGGTAGATAAGAATGCAACCAACGAAACAGCAGCATTATTTTACAACCTGAAAAAACTAGCTAAAACAAATGTATTGTTTGGGCACCAGGATGCTACGAAACGAGGTGTTACAAATGCCAATACGCAGTGGGCCAACGAACAGCATTTGCCTTCAGTATCATCGCAAAAATCGGATGTGAAGGATGTAACAGGCAGCTACCCTGCAGTATACGGCCACGACTTCCTGCACATCGCCAACTTTCAAACCGGCAACTGGTTTAGTTATGAAGCGCAGATAGCAAAGCAGCTTACAATAGAAGCATACAATAGAGGTGGTGTCAACACTTTTGCATGGCATTATCAAAACCCGGTTTCGCAAGGAAGTTTCTACTGGGCACAGTCACCTGTAGTTGCTGTTAACAAAATCATCCCCGGTGGCAGCCACCACCAGGTGTATAAAAATTCTTTGAAAACCATTGGTGATTTTGCGAAATCATTGGTTGGTGCAGATGGCAAGCTTGTGCCCGTTATATTTCGTCCCTTTCACGAATTTGATGGTGATTGGTTTTGGTGGGGCGCTGCGCATTGCACACCTGCTGAATACAAGACGCTCTTCCAGTTTACTGTTACGTATCTGCGCGATAGTCTGAACGTTCGCAACTTTTTGTATGGCTGGTCGCCTGATAAAAATTTTACGAGTGAAGCGCAATACCTGGAGCGCTACCCAGGCGATGCATATGTAGACCTTGTGGGCGTAGATAATTATGGCGACCTCGCTACCAATATTTCGAATTCAGTTGCATCATCCAAACTGGTGATAGTTTCTAATTATGCTAAGAAGGCAAACAAGATAGCAGCGCTTACCGAGACAGGTTTGCAAAACCTGACACAAACAAACTGGTATACGCAAAAGCTACAGGCAGTATTGCAACTAAATAAAGTAGAGATAGCTTATGCATTGGTTTGGGCCAATACCACCAGCGCATTTTGGACACCTTATGTAGGTCATGCAGCAGCGCCTGATTTCAACACGTTCAAGAACAGTGAGTATATCATGTTTGGCGATGAAGCGCCGAAGATGTACGAATTAAAATAGCATGAGCGGGATAATACAAATATCAAGAGGAGCAATAGCAGTTAGCCTGGTGATGCTATTGGGTTGCAATAGTGCTAAACAGGCAGGAACGATTACGCCAACGGGAATAGCGGCAACTAATACCATTGATAGAAATGCTACTCCAGAAACGAAAGCACTTTTCAAAAACCTGATGCAGCTATCAAAGAACCATACACTGTTTGGTCACCAGCATGCGACGGAATATGGACATGGATGGGCAGGCGATGCAGACAGATCCGACGTTAAATCAGTGACCGGTTCACACCCTGCTGTTATAGGTGTTGACTTAAGTGGATTTTCTGGAAGGCCTGCGGCGGCTATAGAAAAGACTAAAGAAGAATTACGTAAGACGGTAGCAGACACATACAACCGTGGCGGTGTAGTTACTGTAGCCTGGCATTTCTCTAATCCTATAGCAGGTGGTGGTTTTTATTGGAAAGATTCGGTTTCATTACCTGCTGTCCGGTATATCATTCCGGGAGGTAGTGCTAACCAACAGTATAAAGAAATACTACGTGGCATAGGTGAATGGGCTAAAAGTACACGCGGTAATGATGGCAAGCTGGTGCCTATGATCTTTCGCCCATTTCACGAGTTCGATGGAGATTGGTTTTGGTGGGGTAAATCGCACAGCACAAAAGAAGAGTTTGTAACGCTCTGGAAGTTCACTGTTTCTTATTTAAGAGATAGTATAGGGGTCCATAATTTTTTGTATGCCTTTTCACCGGATAACAAGTTCGAAACAGAAGAAGAGTTCTTAGAAAGATATCCTGGTGATGAGTGGGTGGACATGGTAGGGATGGATAACTACGGCGACATGGGAAGGGATGGAAAATACAATGTAGCAAGAGCCACCAAGCTGTTGAAGATAATTTCAGACTATGCTAAGAAAGCAGGCAAGTTAGCAGCCTTTACAGAGACAGGTTTGGAGTCAATTCCTCATCCAACATGGTGGACAGATGTGCTGCTAAAGGTGATGAAGGAGCCGGGTATTCAACTATGTTATGTGCTGGTATGGCGGAATGATAGAACAAGTCCAACGCATTATTATGCACCCTTCCCGGGGCAGGGCAGTGTTCCTGATTTCATGAAGTTTTACAACGACCCGTACACTTTGTTTGAAAAGGATCTACCGAAGATGTATGAGTAGTGTGGTGAGTTGTGAGTAGTGTGGTGAGTTGTGAGATGTGAGTTGTCTAAATGTGAGATGTGAGATGTGAATGATGAATTGTGAATGGTGAGTTTTCAAATAGCCGCCGGGCTTAAGCCGGTGGTTGGAAAATGTTTCAATCAATAGCCGCCGGCTTTAGCCGATGGGAAGAATATAGATGAAGGTGAGATTTCAATCAATAGCCGCTGGCTTTAGCCGGTGGATAGAAAAATGTTTCAATCAATTGCCGCCGGCTTTAGCCGGCGGAAAAGAAAATAGATGAAGGTGAAATTTGAATCAATAGCCGCCGGCTTCAGCCGGCGGAAAAAAATATCAATCAAAATTGGGCTTTAGCCCAATAAAGCAAAAGGTAGAAAACAGCACATTAAAAAATTACAGTACAAGTGTGCGACGCAACAGAAGCAAAATAGTAGCACAATAGCCCAGGCCCAAAAACAAAAAAAAGGATGACTGAACCATTAAAATTAAAAGAAAAAGTAGGTTATGGATTTGGCGACTTCGCCTCGTCCATGTTCTGGAAATTGTTTTCGGTATACCTGCTGTTTTACTATACCGATGTGATGGGATTAGCTGCGGCTGCGGTAGGTACTATGTTCCTGGTGACGCGTATCTGGGATACCGTGAACGACCCGCTGTTTGGTATTGCTGCCGACAGAACAGAAACCCGCTGGGGTAAGTTTCGCCCGTATATTCTGTGGATGGCGGTGCCTTTTGGATTAATGGGTATTCTCACGTTTACATCACCAGGCTTTTCTACTGCAGGCAACCTGGTGTATGCTTACATCACGTATACCATTATGATGATGGTGTACTCGGCCATCAATGTGCCATATGCATCGCTGATGGGAGTGATGACACCAAACATCAAGGACAGAACAACGCTTTCAACCTTCCGTTTCATTTTTGCTTTTGCAGGTAGTATACTGGTGCTGGCATGTGCAGAGCCATTGGTGGATGTATTTGGTAAAACTGCAGGCGGTACTGCTGACCTTGAGCGCGGCTGGCAATGGACACTGGTGGTGTTTGCCATCATAGCATCTACCTTATTCTACTTCACCTTTGCCTGGACAAAAGAGCGTGTGAAGCCGCCAAAGGAGCAGGAGACATCGCTGAAGGAAGACCTGAAAGACCTGTCGAAGAATAAGCCGTGGTTCATACTGTTAGGAGCTGGCGTGTTTACCTTAATCTTCAACTCGCTGCGTGATGGTTCAGCTATATACTATTTCAAATACTACTTCGCTAACCAACAAGCCTTCATGCTGCCTGGTTTTGATGTAGCGATCAACTATAGCACTTTGTACCTGGTGCTGGGACAAGCCGCAAATATCATAGGTGTTGTATTGGCCAAACCAATATCAGATAAAATAGGAAAGAAGAACACCTTTTTGTATGCGATGCTACTGGCGTCGGCGCTCAGCTGCATCTTCTTTACGTTTAGCGAGAACGACTTAATGCTCATATTTTCTTTCCAATTCTTGATAAGCATATGTGCAGGTACCGTGTTCCCATTGCTATGGAGTATGTATGCCGACATTGCTGATTACTCCGAATACAGAACAGGTAGAAGAGCAACAGGATTGATATTTTCTTCCTCGTCAATGTCGCAAAAATTGGGATGGACATTAGGAGGAGCATTAACCGGTTGGCTGCTGGCGGTGTGGGGTTTTGAAGCCAATGCCGTTCAATCTGCAGAGGCACAAACAGGTATCAGGATGATGTTGAGTTTTATACCTGCTGCAGGGGCATTACTATCAGCTGCATTCATTGTTTTCTACAAGCTAAGCGACTCGTTTATGCTGGAAGTAAGCAATGACCTGGTAGCAAGAAGGAATGAAGAGAAAGTGATAGCACTACCAGAACTGGTTTAGAAACATTTTTAAAAACAACTAGAGGAATATATTTTTTAACACCGTGAGGTAGATAAACAACTACTACAATGAGGTCAGAGTTTTTATGCAGGCTGCAGGCTTTGCAAAAAGCGCATACGGAGCTGGTAGAAAGAAAAAATAAAAAAGAAGTGATAGGCAATGGCGTGTATGACAGGTATGAATATCCTGTTGTTACAGCCCAACATATTCCTTTGAACTGGAAGTATGATTTGAATGAAGACTCCAATCCTTACCTGATGGAGCGCTTCGGCATCAATGCCACTTTCAACAGTGGAGCCATTAAGTTAGATGGTAAGTATTGTCTTGTGGTTCGGGTGGAAGGTCTTGATCGTAAATCGTTTTTTGCCGTTGCTGAAAGTGATAATGGAATTGATGGATTCAGGTTCAGGTCGCATCCTATTACTATGCCTGAAACAGATGTACCTGATACAAATGTCTATGACATGCGCGTGGTGCAGCATGAAGATGGCTGGATATATGGACTGTTTTGTACAGAGCGGAAAGATCCTGGTGCAGCACCTGGAGATCAATCTGCGGCTATTGCGCAATGTGGTATTGCACGTACAAAAGACCTGGATACATGGGAGCGTTTACCTGATTTGAGAACACCATCACCACAACAACGAAATGTTGTTTTGCATCCTGAATTTGTGAAAGGTAAATATGCTTTTTATACAAGGCCGCAGGATAGTTTTATAGAAGCAGGTAAAGGTGGTGGCATTGGGTTTGGCCTGAGTGATGATATCAATGGTGCCATTGTACCACACGAGGAGGTAATAGATCCAAAGACATATCATACAGTGTATGAAGCTAAGAATGGTTTAGGTCCTGCACCTATAAGAACAGAACATGGATGGCTTCACCTGGCTCATGGTGTGCGTAATACTGCAGCGGGCTTACGCTACGTCTTGTACATGTTCATGACTGACCTTCATGATCTAACCAAAGTGATACATAAGCCTGCTGGTTATTTTATGGCACCTGAAGGTGAAGAGCGGATTGGTGATGTATCGAATGTTCTTTTTGCTAACGGATGGATAGCTGATGACGACGGAACAGTCCTCATTTATTATGCTTCATCTGATACACGCCAGCATGTAGCCACATCTACCATTGATAAACTTGTGGACTATGTAATGAACACGCCGGAAGATGGATTACGTTCTGCTGCAAGTGTGAATACCATCAACAACATAATAAACAACAACCAACATTTATCAGCAACAGAGAAGCAGGTTAAACCTGTGTTAGCTGAAACTTTTTCTCATGCAAGCAATCGTTAAGGTTTAATGAAAGGGAGCCCATTTCTATTGGCTCCCTCTATTTTAGTACTTATTACTACTACAGAAACGAATGACGAAACAGGAATATAAAGCAGAGGTACAGGAAGAGCTGAAGAATATACTCGACTATTGGATGAAGCATACAGTAGATGTTGCCAATGGCGGCTTTGTGGGAAGAGTGAACAATGACAATGAGGTAGATGTGAAAGCACCTAAAGGATCAGTTCTGAACAGCCGGCTCTTATGGACTTTTTCAGCTGCTTATAATCTTAATAAGAATGTGCAGTACCTGCAAATGGCAGAACGTGCATATAAGTACATCCGCAATTATTTCATAGATAAAAAGTTTGGTGGCGTGTATTGGACGGTGGATCACAGGGGTGATGCACTGGATACAAAAAAGCAGGTATACGCCTTGTCTTTCGCTATATATGGACTGAGTGAATATGCCAAAGCTGCTGAAGATAATGATGCAAAAGAACTAGCTATCTCACTGTATAAAGACATTTTGAAACATAGCTATGATAGTAAGTATGGTGGCTACATAGAAGCTTACACCAGAGAGTGGCAAGAGATAGAAGATCTTCGGCTAAGTGATAAAGATGCCAATGAGAAAAAGACCATGAACACGCACCTGCATGTGCTGGAAGGTTTCGCCAACCTATACCGCGTTTGGCCAGATGCAGGATTGAAAGAAAAGATAGCTGAGCTCATTCATAATTTTTTAGATCATATCATAGATAAGGAAACGAATCACCTGCGCCTGTTCTTTAGCGAAGACTGGACATCGAAAGGTAATATGGTATCGTATGGACACGATATAGAAGCAGCTTGGCTGGTACATGAAGCAGCTGAAATAATTCAGGATCATAACCTGGTGCAAGCGTTAAAAGAAAAAGCAAAAACACTAGCCGATGCTGCTGCAAGAGGTTTAGATAAAGATGGAGGACTATGGTATGAAAAGGAGGGAGAACATCTTGTAAAAGAAAAACACTGGTGGCCACAGGCTGAAGCCATGGTTGGCTTTTACAATGCTTACCAGGTGAGTGATGAGGAAGATTACCTGCAGAAGTCTATTGCGAGTTGGCAATTCATCAAGCGTCACATAAAAGACCATAACAAAGGTGAATGGTATTGGGGAGTGACTGAAGACTATAGCATCATGGAAGGACAGGATAAAGCCGGGTTGTGGAAATGTAATTACCATAATGGACGCGCATGTATTGAGATCATAAACAGGATTAAATAAATAACCAATAACGAAAGCTTAAGTAAACCAATATGAATAACAGGAGAAGCATACTGCTGGCTATATCAACTGCAATATTTTTTATAACACCAAGTAGTAAGACAATGGCTCAGCTAAATTCCGCTACAGAAGCTAAGATTACCAACCTGCTAAAACAGATGAGCCTGGAAGAAAAGGTGGGCCAGATGGCGCAGGTGGCTATTGACCAGATCGGCAATGTAAATTATGCAACCAAGACTTTTACGCTGGATGAGAATAAGCTGCGTGATGTAGTGGTGAAGTACAAAGTAGGTTCTATATTGAATACGCCTCCGAGCATCTTATTATCTGCACAGGAGTGGAATAAAGTAGTTAGTGACATTCATAATGCTGCGCAGCAAAACAAGCTGAAGATCCCTGTTATCTATGGCCTTGACCAAATACATGGCGCCAGCTATGTAAAAGGCTTTACATCCTTCCCGCAGGAGATAGGACAGGCTGCAACATGGAACAGGCAGCTGGTCCACCAGGGTGCTGTGGTGACAGCTTATGAAAGCCGCGCTGCCGGTGTGCCGTGGACATTCTCTCCTGTACTTGACCTTGGCACCAATCCAATGTGGCCACGCATATGGGAAACA is a window encoding:
- a CDS encoding IPT/TIG domain-containing protein; this translates as MIKYINLRLLSLLCLLVVGVAACKKNNDVGSDAVVLLSFGPTGAMHGDTLRFIGNNLNRVTEITFTGNGATVAQSSFIQQTPELVLVRVPQQAEKGFVTLKTPQGDIVSKTQLNLQVESTVSSLTPQARPGENITINGNYLNWVTRVVFANDKVVDTFVSRTMTQLVVKVPEDAQTGPLTLFYSGTEPKQFITADTLRVTLPAFTTLTPNPVKHQTTLTINGTNLDLVRRIIFPGVSAHVTTFLSQSATQIQVRVPAATVKGKLQLVAASGVAVQSPVDLDVMLPAVTSLAPNPIDPGANLTITGTNLDLVTSVSFTGAPAAVTNFVSQSATQLVVTVPVGTLKGKLVLGVFNSTLTVETPQTLDLNGGLPPLANFNFPIYTDQLHNTFQNWSYTEVADFSSTSVVRQGTHSIRAVYGGNTYQGITFHATTSQSTAGYTRLEFSVFGDASMNGKKLQVITNGNYGGPAPQVTIVGGEWTTFSVTLASMGNPTSLDEIVLQAAGFAGTIHIDHVGLR
- a CDS encoding glycosyl hydrolase yields the protein MLFITASGVAQQFVRVQNHQFMLDGKPYYYVGTNYWYGSYLGLQKDKKRGVERLQKELDFLKTNGVVNLRVLVGVEGTGQINGVQRVKPALQPKKGVFDETKLQGLDLLLQELNKRNMKAVLFLSNNWEWSGGFLQYLNWNGQIADSVMQRKLNWDELRDYTSKFYSCRPCKESYLEQVRLVVNRTNKLTNRKYINDPAIMAWELGNEPRPMRPSANEDYKNWIANVAAYIKSVDRNHLVTIGHEGSMATDGDMDLYRTIHANKNIDYATIHIWPKNWGWFKEETLEKDYPTVRKNTLDYLHKHIVVATELQKPLVLEEFGLPRDHHSFDPTASTKVRDNLYRTVLNEWQRNKENNDVLAGLNFWAFGGTARPIAGQTFWKDGDDYMGDPPMEEQGLNTVFDSDSSTWKLISSFTNRTSQASTTKLPSDKKATKETVNLYNNLFRLLDKGIMFGHQDDLAYGVDWKYVPGKSDVKEVTGDYPAVYGWELGDLELGRKHNLDSVPFDAMKRFIKEGYARGGVNTISWHNAHPVTGKNSWDTTHGGVAAVLPGGSKHELYKQWLDKLAAFMLSLKGDKGEYIPVLFRPYHELTGNWFWWTKNTCTPDEFKRLWIFTYEYLQKNKGVHNLLYLYNTADFKDKEDFLERYPGDEYVDMVSFDTYQFGDPIKDTRFAKSLDQRLGILTEIASEKDKLPALAETGFEATPYAQWWTKTLWPAVANHKISYILLWRNAGLHNGKWHYYTPKRGDVSEEDFKRFYNNPKTLFQKEVSKEKLYSKNGNQ
- a CDS encoding glycoside hydrolase family 26 protein is translated as MKMINNYKVAHKVLVVMCAAACIACNKKDDWTVGTTGLGTQPEPIPTLATVKSWLVDKNATNETAALFYNLKKLAKTNVLFGHQDATKRGVTNANTQWANEQHLPSVSSQKSDVKDVTGSYPAVYGHDFLHIANFQTGNWFSYEAQIAKQLTIEAYNRGGVNTFAWHYQNPVSQGSFYWAQSPVVAVNKIIPGGSHHQVYKNSLKTIGDFAKSLVGADGKLVPVIFRPFHEFDGDWFWWGAAHCTPAEYKTLFQFTVTYLRDSLNVRNFLYGWSPDKNFTSEAQYLERYPGDAYVDLVGVDNYGDLATNISNSVASSKLVIVSNYAKKANKIAALTETGLQNLTQTNWYTQKLQAVLQLNKVEIAYALVWANTTSAFWTPYVGHAAAPDFNTFKNSEYIMFGDEAPKMYELK
- a CDS encoding glycoside hydrolase family 26 protein, whose translation is MSGIIQISRGAIAVSLVMLLGCNSAKQAGTITPTGIAATNTIDRNATPETKALFKNLMQLSKNHTLFGHQHATEYGHGWAGDADRSDVKSVTGSHPAVIGVDLSGFSGRPAAAIEKTKEELRKTVADTYNRGGVVTVAWHFSNPIAGGGFYWKDSVSLPAVRYIIPGGSANQQYKEILRGIGEWAKSTRGNDGKLVPMIFRPFHEFDGDWFWWGKSHSTKEEFVTLWKFTVSYLRDSIGVHNFLYAFSPDNKFETEEEFLERYPGDEWVDMVGMDNYGDMGRDGKYNVARATKLLKIISDYAKKAGKLAAFTETGLESIPHPTWWTDVLLKVMKEPGIQLCYVLVWRNDRTSPTHYYAPFPGQGSVPDFMKFYNDPYTLFEKDLPKMYE
- a CDS encoding MFS transporter, with amino-acid sequence MTEPLKLKEKVGYGFGDFASSMFWKLFSVYLLFYYTDVMGLAAAAVGTMFLVTRIWDTVNDPLFGIAADRTETRWGKFRPYILWMAVPFGLMGILTFTSPGFSTAGNLVYAYITYTIMMMVYSAINVPYASLMGVMTPNIKDRTTLSTFRFIFAFAGSILVLACAEPLVDVFGKTAGGTADLERGWQWTLVVFAIIASTLFYFTFAWTKERVKPPKEQETSLKEDLKDLSKNKPWFILLGAGVFTLIFNSLRDGSAIYYFKYYFANQQAFMLPGFDVAINYSTLYLVLGQAANIIGVVLAKPISDKIGKKNTFLYAMLLASALSCIFFTFSENDLMLIFSFQFLISICAGTVFPLLWSMYADIADYSEYRTGRRATGLIFSSSSMSQKLGWTLGGALTGWLLAVWGFEANAVQSAEAQTGIRMMLSFIPAAGALLSAAFIVFYKLSDSFMLEVSNDLVARRNEEKVIALPELV
- a CDS encoding glycoside hydrolase family 130 protein, encoding MRSEFLCRLQALQKAHTELVERKNKKEVIGNGVYDRYEYPVVTAQHIPLNWKYDLNEDSNPYLMERFGINATFNSGAIKLDGKYCLVVRVEGLDRKSFFAVAESDNGIDGFRFRSHPITMPETDVPDTNVYDMRVVQHEDGWIYGLFCTERKDPGAAPGDQSAAIAQCGIARTKDLDTWERLPDLRTPSPQQRNVVLHPEFVKGKYAFYTRPQDSFIEAGKGGGIGFGLSDDINGAIVPHEEVIDPKTYHTVYEAKNGLGPAPIRTEHGWLHLAHGVRNTAAGLRYVLYMFMTDLHDLTKVIHKPAGYFMAPEGEERIGDVSNVLFANGWIADDDGTVLIYYASSDTRQHVATSTIDKLVDYVMNTPEDGLRSAASVNTINNIINNNQHLSATEKQVKPVLAETFSHASNR
- a CDS encoding AGE family epimerase/isomerase; its protein translation is MTKQEYKAEVQEELKNILDYWMKHTVDVANGGFVGRVNNDNEVDVKAPKGSVLNSRLLWTFSAAYNLNKNVQYLQMAERAYKYIRNYFIDKKFGGVYWTVDHRGDALDTKKQVYALSFAIYGLSEYAKAAEDNDAKELAISLYKDILKHSYDSKYGGYIEAYTREWQEIEDLRLSDKDANEKKTMNTHLHVLEGFANLYRVWPDAGLKEKIAELIHNFLDHIIDKETNHLRLFFSEDWTSKGNMVSYGHDIEAAWLVHEAAEIIQDHNLVQALKEKAKTLADAAARGLDKDGGLWYEKEGEHLVKEKHWWPQAEAMVGFYNAYQVSDEEDYLQKSIASWQFIKRHIKDHNKGEWYWGVTEDYSIMEGQDKAGLWKCNYHNGRACIEIINRIK